The Brassica napus cultivar Da-Ae chromosome C7, Da-Ae, whole genome shotgun sequence genomic interval tcaagtcgtttggagctgtattgagggatttatgatcaaaatactacaCACATATCAGTATGACATTCCTAGCGGCCACCCTAGCAACATCAACAATAGCCTTCGAATTTTAAGCCTTTAGACTCATTTTTATTCACTTAAaacctataaaactcattactattcattattcttcttatttttggtaTTCTAAAGGTGTGTGCAACATGGAGAAAGTGGAGAAAACTTTAATGAGtgagttttatctctttaaagCTTGCAACATGGGGGATGGGTTGTCTATCATGAGTTTGGTGGTTCTTTTGGCCTAACTTTCTCTACCTTTTCTGAAGAGGCAAGACTACTTTGGCCATATGAAGGGGCAAAAGGTGTTCTATAATGGAAGAAAGTGGAGAATAACTTTTATGAGTGTGTTTTATGCTTTATGCTTTCACATGATGGATGTGTTGTCATCCTCCTTTACTTAGGCTATAAAAGAGACTGCAAGGGGAAGGAGGAAGACACAATACACAGAGTACAATACAACAAAGAGTAGAGAGTGAAAGTTTTatagtttcatattttgtattttgagagTTTGAGAAAAAACATTTGTTCTTGGAGTGTTCTTGAAGTTTATGTTATAAAGTCTTGTTTTCCTTTAGCCATTCTCTTCATctaatttctgtttttttgttttcatatatcataTCATCTTGGTTATGCTTCTATCCATCATGGGATTAAGTGTAAACAAGatgattagtgagtaatcaccctTAGGATCAATGGGTTAGGTAGATTAATGGGTGATTAGGGAAGAGTTAAGGTGTTctaatggttaaatgcttagaTTTCTATGCTTACTAAGTATTCTTAATGCTAGATTAATTTTGGCCATTTTAATTTAGATTCTAAGTGTTTGTAGGGCATCGAAAGTGTTTGCATAATGCTTGAATGGACCTAGTAAAGCTCTAGCTTGAATAACCAAGGAATTGTtgttaggattgctagatgGTTAGTAGACTAGAACTTAATGTATGTTTGAGTGAACAAAACGAACGGAAGTTGATGTTTAGTTCATAATTGCATAAGGGTTTCTACCACGGGAGTGGATTAATCTAAATTGAATGAAATCTAGACCTATAGAAAGTTAAGATTATTTGAAGTTAGACGCCTTGATTTAGAACTATCACCTTGAAATCAATTGCCTATATACCCATTGGTTCTtctttgttatatttgaattaaaacTCAAGTTATTTCGCACTATTACTTGTtacaaacaaacatcatttgatTGCACTTAGATTGAGATAAATGGCTTGCATTCTTAGTGCTTAGAATCACTAGAGATTGGATTGACATCTTAAGTACTACAACACTTAAGGATTAAACTTATCCTttatcaagttttggcgccgttgccattCTCTAGATTGATTTTGACATTAGGATTTGGTCattacttgagactaagtcttatttttcatttttaagttactaattatcTATCTTCATCTCTATTTGGATGACAGGTGCATGAACTTGAGAAGCAAAGGATCAACAAAATCTTGCACCAAGAGTGGACAACATCAAAGCCTTAGAAAGAGAGTTGggaagacagagaagagaaagagaaaagcaaGCCCACTTACATAGATTGGGGCTTGAGATGGAGAGAAACCCGAATCAACCGGAAGGTGTCTATGAAGTTGATGATCATAGACAAAATGTCCAAGGAGTTCCTCCTGGAGCTGCTCAAGAGGAACATGGCCAAGGAGCTGCAAACCTTAGGCCTCAAAATCAACAACGCCTGGGAAGATCCATTGGCACTTATGATCAACCTAACATAAATGGGAATAGGTTGGGCATTAGGGCACCGCCAGTTGCCAACAACAATTTCGAGATCAAGTCAAGCCTCATCAACATGATTGAAAACAACAAGTACCATGGACTTGCCTTGGAAGACCCACTAGATCACCTTGACAGATTTGATAAGTACTGTGGcttgtcaaaaacaaatggagtttcagaggatgctttcaagctcagattgtttcccttctctttgggagacaaggctcacacttgggagaaaaacatctcaagtgatactatcaccacttgggatgaatgCAAGAAGGCCTTCCTCAACAAGTTCTTCTCAGCTACAAGGACTGCCAACCTTAGAAATCAGATCTCTGGTTTTCAACAAAGAGGACTTGAAGGATTTTTAGACGCATGGGAGAGATTCAGAAGCTACCTGTCTCAATGTCCTCACCATGGCTTCAACAATGAGAgcttgctaagcactttctacaGAGGAGTCTTGCCTAAATTCAAAAGCCAGCTTGACACTGCAAGCAATGGAAACTTCTTGGGGAGGACTGTGGAAGATGCTTTAGAACTCTTGGAGAACATGACACAGAGTGACTCTGTCTACAATGATGAATATGATAGAAGAGAcagaggtggtggaggagaagatATGACCACAAAGAGAGAGCTGAAAGCACTTCAAGACAAGATTGACATGCTACTATCAGAAAAGACCAAGAAAGAGGAGTTACATATGGTTGCTGAAGTTGATAGAGTAGAATGCCAAGAAGATATGTACTATGTCAATGCTCAGGGTACATGGTACAAGAAGGAGCCTGACTATCAATACcagaacaactaccaacagaaacccttctacaacaaccaacagaagccattcaacaactaccagccaagaccattctacaacaatcagcctaagccattctacaacaacaaccaagGTGGTTACCAACCCAAACAGAACTTCCCTCCTGGATTCTCACCAAAACCAAGTCAACCTGCACAAGACCAAGCTGGATCATCAACACAACCTCCACAAGAGAGTAGTACTGAAGCTATGCTGAAACAATTATTGGAGGGACAAGCAAGAAGTGAGAAACAATTAGGGTATGAGCTGAAAAATCTCCacaacaagattgatgggaattaccatgatctaaacaacaagttcaaagccttggagaaccagtttgtctctatgacagccagctcaagtcgccaacaaggttccCTACCTGGAAAGCCTGAACAAAACCCAAAGGAGACAATAAAGGCAATCACCCTAAGGAGTGGAAGAGAGTTGCCTCCTAAAGTTCTCATTAAGGATAATGAGAAACAAGGTGGGGAGGTGGTCATCaatgtagatgatgatgtggtgaTTGTGGATGAGAAGACTAATgaggaaatcttggagaagatagttgaagctaagggcaagagaaagattggagaggagaaagttgagaacaaaaatgaggctgctacatcaacaaaggagaaattgttcactcctcctccctatgagccaaagcttccctttcctggaagattcaagaagcaactcctagagaagtacaaagccttgtttgacaagcaaatgagtgaagttcatctcaccatgcccataattgatgcatttatgctggttccacaatacagcaagttcttgaaagatgctgtagaacaaaagaagaaagagatggaagggATGGTGATTCTTACTCATGAGTGCAGCGCCATTATTCAGAGACTGACTGTCCCAAGGAAGCTAGAAGACCCTGGTAGTTTCACCCTGCCATGCGCCATTGGACCTTTGACATTTGAGAGATGTCTATgtgatttgggagcaagtgtcagcctcatgccactatccattgccaagaagcttgggtttacacaatataaaaagtgCAAGATCTCTTTGGTGCTAGCTGATCGATCTGTCAAGCTCCCCATTGGCATCCTAGAAGATCTTCCTGTCAAGATAGGAAATTGTGAAGTGCCTACTGACTTTGTAGTGCTTGAGATGGATGAAGAGCCTAGAGATCCTTTGATCTTTGGAAGACCTTTCTTGGCAACTGCTGGAGCAATGGTGAATGTGAGAGATGGCACAATTGATCTCCACCTTGAAAAAGATCACACTCTCCATTTTGAtatcaaggagatgatgaagaagcccaCAACTCAAAGAGAAATATTCTACATTGATGAGATGGATGTCTTGGCTGATGATTTCCTTGAGGAGTTAGCGATTGAGGACTCTCTTCAACATGCCCTGACCATTGAAAGAGAGACCCAAATGATTGAAAACAAGGAGAGTGATGAGCTAGTAAGAAGGCTAGATGTTCACCTTGAGGAGGATGGAGAAGATGAGTTCATGGAGTTGCCACAAGTGACTCAACATGCTGCCTCAGCAGACATTCAAGAGAACCTCCATGAAGCTGATTGGAGTGAGCTCAAggcaccaaaagtggagcttaaacctcttcccgatggtgtaaggtatgctttccttggacctaatgagacatatcctgtcattgtgagtagtgagctgactgagaatgaattgtctatgcttttaaatgaacttaaaaagtatagaaaagcactaggatactcacttgatgacattaaaggaatctcaccatctttgtgcatgcataggatacatctagaggatgaatctaaaacttcaattgaacaccaaagaagattaaatcctaatttgaaagatgttgttaaaaaagagataatcaaattgttagatgcTGGTGTGATCTATCCTATCTCTGATAGCAATTGGGTTTCACCTGTGCATGTAGTTCCTAAAAAGGGTGGCATAACAGTTGTTAAGAACGAAAATGATGAgttaataccaacaagaacaataactggacataggatgtgcattgactatcgaaaactgaatgcagcctctagaaaggatcatttccctTTACCATTCATTGATCAGATGTTAGAGAGGCTAGCTAACCATCCCTattattgtttccttgatggatactctggatttttccaaatccctatacacccaaatgaccaagagaaaacgacattcacttgtccttatggtacctttgcatatcgaaggatgccatttggactgtgcaatgcaccagcaacattccaaagagcaatgatgtcgattttctctgatcttattgaggatgtaatggaggtgtttatggatgatttttctgtatacggttcttcgtttgctacttgtttgtcaaatctttgcagggtattacagagatgtgaggacactaacctggtgctcaattgggagaagtgtcacttcatggtcaaggaagggattgttCTTGGACACAAAGTTTCTGAGAAAGGAATTGAAGTGGACAAAGCCAAGATAGATGTCATGGTTGGTCTAGCTCCACCAAGAACAGTGAAGGATATAAGAAGCTTCCTTGGCCATGCTGGTTTCTACAGAAGGTTCATCAAAGACTTCTCCAaaatagctagaccattgaccaAGCTGCTGTGCAAGGAGATCATCTTCAACTTTGATGAAGAATGCCTAGAAGCCTTTAAGAAGCTGAAGGAGGAGCTCACCAGTGCCCCAATAGTTCAACCACCAGATTGGAGTCTACCCTTCGAAATCATGTGCGACGccagtgactatgctgtgggggCAGTCTTGGGGCaaaagaaggacaagaagacacatgtgatctactatgctaGTAGAACACTTGATGATGCCCAAATGAAGTATGCCACAACTGAGAAGGAGCTGTTGGCAATTGTCTATGCCTTCGAGAAGTTCAGGAGCTACCTGGTAGGGTCTAAGGTCATTGTAtacactgatcatgctgcaCTACGACATCTACTAGCCAAGAAGGATGCCAAGCCAAGGCTGCTCAGATGGATATTAATACTACAAGAGTTTGATCTCGAAATCAAGGACAAGCCAGGAGtggagaatggtgtagctgatcacctTTCAAGATTAAGAGTGGAGTGTGGGATTCCTATTGATGAGGGACTCCCTGAAGAGCAGATTATGGCTATAGAAGCAATGGTCACAGCTTGTGAGACTGGAAGGAAGATTGAAGAAATGAAGGCAATTGATGAAACAGGCCCATGGTATGCTGATCTAGTGAACTACTTGGCATGTGGAAGGGAACCATTGAATCTGACAGGCTATGCAAGGAAGAAGTTCTtcaaggatgtgaagagatactactgggaCGAGCCTTACCTCTACACTCTTTGCAAAGATCAAATCTATAGAAGAGTAGTAGCTCAAGAGGAGGTGGAAGGAATCCTCACACACTGccatggatcagcctatggagGTCACTTTGCCACCTTCAAGACTGTCTCCAAGGTGCTACAAGCAGGATTTTGGTGGCCCCATATGTTCAAAGACACACAAGAGTTTGTGTCAAGGTGTGACCCATGCCAAAGGAGAGGGAACATCACcaagagaaatgagatgcctcaaaatccTATCTTGGAAGTggaagtgtttgatgtgtggggcattgacttcatgggaccattcccatcTTCCTATGGTAATGAATACATTCTTGTTGCTGTggattatgtctccaaatgggtggaagctataGCCAGCCCAACCAATGATGCTAAGGTTGTcctcaagatgttcaagagcattatcttcccaaggtttggagtcccaagagttgtgatcagtgatggaggcacccacttcatcaacaaacttTTTGAGAACCTTCTTAAGAAGAATGGTGTCaagcacaaggtggcaactgcttatcatccccaaacaagtggccaagttgagatttccAACAGGGAGATAAAGTCCATTTTGGAGAAGACTGTGGGGAcaacaaggaaggattggtctacaaagcttgatgatgcactttgggccTATAGGACTGCTTTCAAGACACCCTTGGGAACCACTCCCTTCAATCTTGTCtatgggaaagcttgccatctgccagtggagcttgagtacaaggcattaTGGGCTGTTAAgatgctgaactttgacatcaagagtgccaaagaGAAAAGACTTTTCCAACtccatgagcttgatgagattcgacttgatgcttttgagaactcaaggattTACAAAGAAAAGACCAAGGCATTCCATGACAAGAAGATCCTGAAGAGGGAGTTCAACATTGGAGATCAAGTGTTGCTCTTCAACTCTCGATTGAAGTTGTTCCCTGGAAAACTTAAGTCAAGATGGTCCGGCCCTTTCAAGATCAAAGAAGTGaggccatatggagcaattGTGCTTTGGAACAAGACCGGTGGGGACTTTACAGTGAATGGCCAAAGAGTCAAGCTGTACATGGCGGCCACACCTGAGAAGGAAGGAACCTCGGTTCCACTTACCGATCCCAAACCAGCCTAAACCAAAAAGGGgtagtcaagctagagacttaaaacaagctcacttgggaggaagtcccacaTCTATCCCTATATATATTACTGTTTAACTTGTgtggtttttcttttgtgtgtttgataagtgtgtttaaaattttcaggtgattctccacttaatcaaagaagaaagatggccATCCAGCAAACCTACAAGTGTTAAAATTATTCAACTCCATCTAGCAACTCCAAGCTAAGTGTCTCTACAACCATTggaaatatatagttttcatgtttgtttCTTCTAGACCTCTTCTTTCACCTTGCTCtcacacaagagactgtgtgaagTAAGTGTGGGGGGGAGAGTCTACTTATCTCacatgttttctgttttgtttacttgtcataAGCATTGCATATCCatttgcatagaaaatccataaaaatttgcaaaattccaaaaattacaaaaaaaaaaacatttagttaTATCATTTGCATCTTTAGGTTTGAGTCTAGATCATATAGAATGCATAGGTAAAATCCTTACAAAGGACTCATGCAATGAACTCATTGTTGATACCCTTTTGAATCATAATAAGTAGCTTGAGCTTCTTCTGAATTTCTTGTagacttcgagccttgaaaactcctcttAAGACTCATTGAATCTTACTCTTTGAAACCAACTCCGATCTTAGTTGACttaaatgaacttaatgcttcttgcttatggtcTCTTGAGTACTAAATCATGGCTTTACACACACTTGAGCTTGTATAAACCGTTttaccaatctttttgacaactcaagtggtagtccataccctaaacccttcccTTCTTTCAAACCATCATTAATTGTTGAGTGAGGTCTTTTTGTGaaagcttgtcatgtgcaaaatcttgaaagtattaggagcgacattgatttgttctcatctcttgctagcattAGGACCTCTTTTGGGctagcatctaggatggtgGTTGGAATGATGtgctttaattattttgatcttGGGGATTGAATTGGGAAAGATTATGTAAAGGAAATGAATCAAAAAGTGTGTCtaaaacaactaaaaaaaaaaaaaattaagaagataGCTCAGATTGTGTCAATAAAaaccccaaaaagaaaaaaaaaaaagaatggggaaaagaaaattttgagcTAAGATACATAGTTGTTaagacaaagaaaagaaaagagtgttCATTGGGTAAGAGATGAAAATGGGTGTATATTTGGGATTTGagatgaagaaaagaaagggtagaacttaaaaattgtctaggaaaatggtagaatgatgagaaccgATTTATGTATGCATTAATTGCTTcttttcttagataaattttgcataatgatcaagctcctaTTCTTGAGTGTAAGTCACCATAGCAAAAAGTATTTGGACCCTTCTCATTCTTCACATTAAGCCATTTTTTCTCaccaaaccaaatgatttggaccaattggcAATTTGCGAGAATTCACTTATGATATTTCTtattgaatgtgagagttggttgatttgaggaTTCATGATAATGAGTTAAAAGATCAAAGGAattgataggcctagagaagttagagctaataaaaacattttgctCTTGCTATTTGGTATGATTTTGTAAGGATATCACAACGATGGCATTGAAGAGTTTCTTAAGGTCATGAATTTCCATGTGTGTATTGAAACATCACTTCCCATGttcttgaaagtttacttgaggacaagtaaaggactagtgtgggggagttgatgtgttgtgattttgcatagttttagctttgttatttcatatatattcatgcattaaccttacatttatttgcatttagagtctattgcatgtacatttgcatcttgtaggtgttggatgaattgtttggagttttggagGTGATTAGAGCACAAAAGGAGCTTTCGAGGAGTCTTGAACCGAACGTGTGAAAGACAAGCATGGATGAAGGTCTTAAAGATATCTTTTGAAACTTGTCTTTTGGGAAGACATggtaaattgagttagctttacaatggaggtggtttcaagtcgtttggagctgtattgagggatttatgatcaaaatactacaCACATATCAGTATGACATTCCTAGCGGCCACCCTAGCAACATCAACAATAGCCTTCGAA includes:
- the LOC106391176 gene encoding uncharacterized protein LOC106391176 — encoded protein: MERNPNQPEGVYEVDDHRQNVQGVPPGAAQEEHGQGAANLRPQNQQRLGRSIGTYDQPNINGNRLGIRAPPVANNNFEIKSSLINMIENNKYHGLALEDPLDHLDRFDKYCGLSKTNGVSEDAFKLRLFPFSLGDKAHTWEKNISSDTITTWDECKKAFLNKFFSATRTANLRNQISGFQQRGLEGFLDAWERFRSYLSQCPHHGFNNESLLSTFYRGVLPKFKSQLDTASNGNFLGRTVEDALELLENMTQSDSVYNDEYDRRDRGGGGEDMTTKRELKALQDKIDMLLSEKTKKEELHMVAEVDRVECQEDMYYVNAQGTWYKKEPDYQYQNNYQQKPFYNNQQKPFNNYQPRPFYNNQPKPFYNNNQGGYQPKQNFPPGFSPKPSQPAQDQAGSSTQPPQESSTEAMLKQLLEGQARSEKQLGYELKNLHNKIDGNYHDLNNKFKALENQFVSMTASSSRQQGSLPGKPEQNPKETIKAITLRSGRELPPKVLIKDNEKQGGEVVINVDDDVVIVDEKTNEEILEKIVEAKGKRKIGEEKVENKNEAATSTKEKLFTPPPYEPKLPFPGRFKKQLLEKYKALFDKQMSEVHLTMPIIDAFMLVPQYSKFLKDAVEQKKKEMEGMVILTHECSAIIQRLTVPRKLEDPGSFTLPCAIGPLTFERCLCDLGASVSLMPLSIAKKLGFTQYKKCKISLVLADRSVKLPIGILEDLPVKIGNCEVPTDFVVLEMDEEPRDPLIFGRPFLATAGAMVNVRDGTIDLHLEKDHTLHFDIKEMMKKPTTQREIFYIDEMDVLADDFLEELAIEDSLQHALTIERETQMIENKESDELVRRLDVHLEEDGEDEFMELPQVTQHAASADIQENLHEADWSELKAPKVELKPLPDGVRYAFLGPNETYPVIVSSELTENELSMLLNELKKYRKALGYSLDDIKGISPSLCMHRIHLEDESKTSIEHQRRLNPNLKDVVKKEIIKLLDAGVIYPISDSNWVSPVHVVPKKGGITVVKNENDELIPTRTITGHRMCIDYRKLNAASRKDHFPLPFIDQMLERLANHPYYCFLDGYSGFFQIPIHPNDQEKTTFTCPYGTFAYRRMPFGLCNAPATFQRAMMSIFSDLIEDVMEVFMDDFSVYGSSFATCLSNLCRVLQRCEDTNLVLNWEKCHFMVKEGIVLGHKVSEKGIEVDKAKIDVMVGLAPPRTVKDIRSFLGHAGFYRRFIKDFSKIARPLTKLLCKEIIFNFDEECLEAFKKLKEELTSAPIVQPPDWSLPFEIMCDASDYAVGAVLGQKKDKKTHVIYYASRTLDDAQMKYATTEKELLAIVYAFEKFRSYLVGSKVIVYTDHAALRHLLAKKDAKPRLLRWILILQEFDLEIKDKPGVENGVADHLSRLRVECGIPIDEGLPEEQIMAIEAMVTACETGRKIEEMKAIDETGPWYADLVNYLACGREPLNLTGYARKKFFKDVKRYYWDEPYLYTLCKDQIYRRVVAQEEVEGILTHCHGSAYGGHFATFKTVSKVLQAGFWWPHMFKDTQEFVSRCDPCQRRGNITKRNEMPQNPILEVEVFDVWGIDFMGPFPSSYGNEYILVAVDYVSKWVEAIASPTNDAKVVLKMFKSIIFPRFGVPRVVISDGGTHFINKLFENLLKKNGVKHKVATAYHPQTSGQVEISNREIKSILEKTVGTTRKDWSTKLDDALWAYRTAFKTPLGTTPFNLVYGKACHLPVELEYKALWAVKMLNFDIKSAKEKRLFQLHELDEIRLDAFENSRIYKEKTKAFHDKKILKREFNIGDQVLLFNSRLKLFPGKLKSRWSGPFKIKEVRPYGAIVLWNKTGGDFTVNGQRVKLYMAATPEKEGTSVPLTDPKPA